The Sulfitobacter sp. S223 genome has a window encoding:
- the pta gene encoding phosphate acetyltransferase has translation MSVLRDLRKRAAERPAHIVMSEGQDPRIVSGALAALDAGLGPITLVGPKTAILALLAQVNATGREGLFIQDPQTSPLTERYAALYSDLRRHKGLNKRIAERQSRDQMIFAALMVHAGDADGTVGGSISTTARTVSAAETMIGKAPDAEIVSSIFLMEFPENHPSGRKVMVFGDCGLVIDPSAAELAAIAAQSAETCKNLVGIDPKVALLSFSTKGSAKHERVTKVTDALALLQAAHPDLPADGELQFDAAFVPAIGASKAPKSTVAGSANVMIFPNLDAGNIGYKIAQRIGGCEAIGPILQGLNKPANDLSRGCSAADVTNMIAVTTVQAAK, from the coding sequence ATGAGCGTTTTGCGCGACCTTCGGAAACGCGCAGCCGAACGGCCAGCCCACATCGTCATGAGCGAGGGGCAAGACCCTCGGATTGTGTCTGGCGCGCTTGCCGCTCTCGACGCCGGTTTGGGGCCTATCACTTTGGTGGGTCCCAAGACGGCGATCCTCGCGCTCCTTGCTCAGGTTAATGCAACGGGGCGGGAAGGGTTATTTATTCAGGACCCGCAAACGTCGCCTCTGACAGAACGATACGCAGCACTTTATTCTGACCTGCGTCGCCACAAAGGCCTGAACAAAAGAATCGCCGAACGGCAATCCCGCGATCAGATGATATTCGCAGCCCTAATGGTTCATGCCGGTGATGCGGACGGTACGGTGGGGGGATCTATTTCGACAACCGCGCGGACAGTGAGTGCCGCCGAGACGATGATCGGCAAGGCACCCGATGCAGAAATTGTTTCCTCGATCTTTTTGATGGAGTTTCCCGAAAACCATCCATCCGGCCGCAAGGTGATGGTGTTCGGCGACTGTGGACTTGTCATTGATCCCAGCGCGGCCGAATTGGCTGCCATTGCGGCTCAATCCGCAGAGACATGCAAAAACCTTGTGGGCATTGATCCAAAAGTTGCCTTGCTTAGCTTTTCGACCAAAGGCTCTGCAAAGCATGAGCGCGTGACCAAAGTCACCGATGCTCTGGCGCTACTTCAGGCTGCTCATCCTGACCTGCCCGCAGACGGAGAGTTGCAGTTCGACGCCGCGTTTGTGCCCGCCATCGGAGCGTCCAAAGCGCCTAAATCTACCGTAGCAGGTTCGGCGAACGTGATGATTTTCCCCAATCTTGATGCTGGCAACATCGGCTATAAAATCGCCCAGCGCATTGGTGGCTGTGAGGCTATCGGCCCCATCCTTCAGGGTCTCAACAAGCCTGCCAATGATCTTTCGCGTGGATGCAGTGCGGCGGATGTGACCAACATGATCGCCGTGACCACTGTACAGGCCGCAAAATAA
- the xsc gene encoding sulfoacetaldehyde acetyltransferase, producing MKMTTEEAFVKTLQRHGIQHAFGIIGSAMMPISDIFPKAGIKFWDCAHEGSAGMMSDGYTRATGKMSMMIAQNGPGITNFVTAVKTAYWNHTPLLLVTPQAANKTIGQGGFQEMEQMNLFADCVAYQEEVRDPSRIAETLNRVIMQAKRASAPAQINVPRDFWTQVIDIEIPEVVEFELPQGGEKAVAKAAEMLSTAKFPVILNGAGVVLAKGGIEASRVLAEKLDAPVCVGYQHNDAFPGNHPLFAGPLGYNGSKAGMELISNADVVLCLGTRLNPFSTLPGYGIDYWPTDAKIIQVDINPDRIGLTKKVTVGIVGDATKVASAITAQLADTAGDTDRDSRKAMIAQTKSAWAQELTSMTDEQDDPGTTWNQRARAEKPDWMSPRMAWRAIQQALPQEAIISSDIGNNCAIGNAYPSFSEGRKYLAPGLFGPCGYGLPAIVGAKIGQPDVPVVGFAGDGAFGIAVNELTAIGRGDWPPVTQVVFRNYQWGAEKRNSTLWFDDNFVGTELDTDVSYAGIAQACGLEGVVARTQDELTAALAKAIDDQMNHGKTTLIEAMINQELGEPFRRDAMKKPVSVAGIDPADMRDQAV from the coding sequence ATGAAAATGACCACCGAAGAAGCTTTCGTCAAAACGCTCCAGCGCCACGGTATCCAGCATGCGTTTGGTATCATCGGGTCTGCCATGATGCCCATCTCGGACATTTTCCCGAAGGCTGGCATCAAGTTCTGGGACTGCGCGCACGAAGGGTCGGCCGGTATGATGTCTGATGGCTACACACGGGCCACTGGCAAGATGTCGATGATGATCGCGCAGAACGGCCCTGGCATCACCAACTTTGTGACCGCCGTGAAAACCGCGTACTGGAACCATACCCCGCTGCTTTTGGTCACGCCACAAGCAGCAAACAAGACCATCGGTCAGGGTGGATTTCAAGAAATGGAGCAGATGAACCTGTTCGCCGATTGTGTGGCTTATCAGGAAGAAGTGCGCGACCCGTCCCGCATTGCCGAAACGCTCAATCGTGTCATCATGCAGGCGAAACGTGCCTCTGCCCCCGCGCAGATCAACGTGCCGCGTGATTTCTGGACTCAAGTGATTGATATCGAAATCCCCGAAGTAGTTGAATTTGAACTACCTCAGGGTGGAGAAAAAGCGGTCGCAAAGGCAGCCGAGATGCTCTCTACCGCCAAGTTCCCTGTGATCCTGAACGGCGCTGGTGTGGTGCTGGCAAAGGGCGGGATCGAAGCCTCTCGTGTCTTGGCCGAAAAACTGGATGCACCTGTGTGTGTAGGCTATCAGCACAATGATGCATTCCCCGGTAACCACCCGCTGTTCGCAGGACCGCTGGGTTACAATGGTTCGAAGGCGGGGATGGAGCTGATCTCGAACGCTGATGTCGTGCTTTGCCTTGGCACACGTCTAAATCCTTTCTCTACCCTTCCCGGTTACGGCATTGATTACTGGCCCACAGACGCGAAAATCATTCAGGTCGACATCAACCCCGACCGCATCGGACTGACTAAAAAGGTCACAGTAGGTATTGTGGGGGACGCAACCAAAGTCGCGTCTGCCATCACCGCCCAACTGGCTGACACGGCGGGCGATACTGATCGCGATAGCCGCAAGGCGATGATCGCCCAGACGAAATCCGCTTGGGCACAAGAGCTCACGTCGATGACGGATGAGCAGGACGATCCAGGGACCACATGGAACCAGCGTGCCCGCGCGGAAAAACCCGATTGGATGAGCCCCCGGATGGCATGGCGCGCAATCCAGCAGGCCCTGCCGCAAGAGGCGATTATTTCCTCCGACATCGGCAACAACTGCGCCATCGGCAACGCCTACCCTTCCTTCAGCGAAGGGCGCAAATACCTTGCTCCAGGTTTGTTCGGGCCCTGTGGCTATGGCCTGCCTGCGATCGTGGGTGCGAAGATCGGCCAACCAGATGTGCCGGTTGTCGGTTTCGCCGGTGATGGCGCCTTTGGCATTGCAGTGAACGAACTGACAGCCATTGGTCGCGGTGACTGGCCTCCGGTGACGCAAGTCGTCTTCCGCAACTATCAGTGGGGTGCGGAAAAGCGGAACTCAACATTGTGGTTTGACGATAATTTTGTCGGCACTGAACTGGACACAGACGTGTCCTATGCAGGCATCGCACAGGCCTGTGGTCTGGAGGGCGTCGTTGCCCGCACGCAGGATGAGCTGACCGCAGCACTGGCAAAAGCCATTGATGATCAAATGAACCACGGCAAAACCACACTGATCGAAGCGATGATCAATCAGGAATTGGGTGAGCCATTCCGCCGCGATGCAATGAAAAAACCTGTGTCTGTCGCCGGGATTGATCCTGCTGACATGCGCGATCAAGCTGTCTGA